A region of Sesamum indicum cultivar Zhongzhi No. 13 linkage group LG7, S_indicum_v1.0, whole genome shotgun sequence DNA encodes the following proteins:
- the LOC105166740 gene encoding putative RING-H2 finger protein ATL21A: protein MDTTKLIIALFFIFFFYLLLNSIVGTASASASEFCSSSLCGRTEPVIRFPFRLPDHQPVSCGYPGFDLSCGAFNQTLIELPNSGKFTVQAIEYGNQNIWLNDPQYCLPRRLLELNLSGSPFNGVFFQDFTLFNCTFDYKRYKLDPIGCLSGENYTIFASSSERAIRFLASKCSLVATVAVPVQWEFFQPVTTSDLSDDIRLSWGWPRCRRCEARGGQCGLVSVNSSVIECRNIRRHGLPRGARYAIIVGAGFPAFLCLLGFVYFICGRVICCSRWRQRPLMEFSVVVAPQPTITTAGLDGPTIETYPKTILGESCRLPTPDHNICSICLSEYMPKETLRSIPECQHCFHAECIDEWLRMNPSCPVCRNSPKSSPLTQAA from the exons ATGGACACTACCAAACTCATCATTGctcttttcttcatcttcttcttctacttgCTCTTGAATTCTATCGTCGGAACAGCTTCAGCTTCAGCCTCCGAATTCTGTTCCAGCTCTCTCTGCGGTCGCACTGAACCCGTTATCCGATTCCCGTTTCGCCTCCCAGACCACCAGCCCGTCTCGTGCGGGTACCCAGGCTTTGACCTCTCCTGTGGCGCATTTAATCAAACACTTATCGAGCTCCCCAACTCAGGCAAGTTCACAGTCCAAGCCATAGAATACGGCAACCAAAACATATGGCTCAACGACCCCCAATATTGCCTTCCCAGACGCCTCCTCGAGTTGAACCTCTCCGGGTCGCCATTTAATGGTGTCTTCTTCCAAGATTTCACGCTTTTTAACTGCACGTTTGATTACAAAAGGTACAAGTTGGATCCCATAGGCTGTTTGAGTGGAGAGAATTACACAATTTTCGCTTCTTCCTCTGAAAGGGCTATCAGATTCTTGGCGTCCAAGTGTAGCTTGGTGGCGACGGTGGCGGTGCCGGTTCAGTGGGAGTTTTTCCAGCCGGTGACGACGTCGGATCTCAGCGACGATATCCGGCTCAGCTGGGGTTGGCCGCGCTGCCGGCGGTGTGAGGCCCGCGGCGGCCAGTGCGGGCTCGTCAGCGTAAATAGTAGCGTGATTGAGTGCAGAAATATTCGTCGGCATG GGCTGCCAAGAGGTGCTCGATACGCCATAATCGTCGGAGCAGGTTTCCCAGCATTCCTCTGCCTGCTGGGCTTCGTCTACTTCATTTGTGGCCGGGTGATATGCTGTAGCAGGTGGCGGCAGCGGCCCCTCATGGAATTCTCGGTGGTGGTGGCTCCACAGCCAACCATCACGACGGCAGGCCTCGACGGCCCAACTATCGAGACGTACCCGAAAACGATCCTAGGGGAGAGCTGTCGGCTGCCTACACCTGACCATAATATTTGCTCAATCTGTTTGTCTGAATATATGCCTAAAGAGACATTGAGAAGCATACCTGAGTGCCAGCACTGTTTCCATGCAGAATGTATAGATGAATGGCTGAGGATGAACCCTTCTTGTCCTGTTTGTAGGAATTCTCCTAAGTCCTCTCCTCTGACACAGGCTGCGTGA
- the LOC105166742 gene encoding uncharacterized protein LOC105166742 isoform X1: MYAETGLMFPYFQSFPQEVQQFDDFFCSHKPNASLGLPSSLIQTSPISEYDLGGEGDLFKAPELVIGEPFTDLNPMAAISMISCGEDVISPQSLTVSDIESSIESGQILSEVFYECRKDLLAKDGNETPLSDVLSINIPSGKIDENFIVEENSLAEGPFQKSVSSSCLRSMDSLHETQLRPNYLDFPVLDFGAVYGMRRAFSEGDIKSLGSIMQSSIGQPKPMSSRASEDRREKLSRYWSKKSKRNFGRKIKYACRKALADSQPRIRGRFARTEELESCKKQ; encoded by the exons ATGTATGCAGAAACAGGGCTAATGTTCCCCTACTTCCAGAGCTTCCCTCAAGAAGTTCAGCAGTTTGATGACTTTTTCTGCTCCCACAAGCCCAATGCTTCATTG GGCTTACCGAGCAGCCTCATTCAGACATCCCCTATATCCGAATACGACCTTGGGGGAGAAGGGGATCTCTTCAAGGCGCCTGAACTAGTTATAGGAGAACCCTTTACTGACCTCAACCCGATGGCTGCCATTTCTATGATTTCTTGTGGAGAAGATGTCATCTCACCCCAATCTTTGACCGTGTCTGATATCGAATCATCTATTGAGAGCGGACAAATTCTCAGTGAGGTTTTCTATGAGTGCAGGAAGGATCTTTTGGCAAAGGACGGGAACGAAACACCACTTTCTGACGTCCTTAGTATCAATATTCCTTCAGGAAAGATTGATGAGAACTTTATTGTTGAGGAGAACTCGCTCGCTGAGGGTCCGTTCCAGAAAAGTGTTAGTTCGAGTTGTTTAAGGTCAATGGACTCTTTGCATGAGACTCAGCTGAGGCCGAATTATCTTGATTTTCCCGTTCTGGACTTTGGAGCTGTTTATGGAATGAGACGAGCATTCAGCGAAGGAGACATAAAG AGTCTTGGCAGCATCATGCAGTCCTCGATAGGGCAACCTAAACCTATGAGCAGCCGTGCTTCTGAAGACCGCAGGGAAAAGCTCTCCAGATACTGGAGTAAGAAGTCCAAGAGAAATTTTGGCAGAAAAATTAAG TATGCTTGCAGGAAGGCACTGGCCGACAGCCAGCCAAGAATCCGAGGGCGGTTTGCCAGGACTGAGGAACTAGAAAGTTGCAAGAAGCAATGA
- the LOC105166742 gene encoding zinc finger protein CONSTANS-LIKE 10 isoform X2, translated as MLIKDEGLPSSLIQTSPISEYDLGGEGDLFKAPELVIGEPFTDLNPMAAISMISCGEDVISPQSLTVSDIESSIESGQILSEVFYECRKDLLAKDGNETPLSDVLSINIPSGKIDENFIVEENSLAEGPFQKSVSSSCLRSMDSLHETQLRPNYLDFPVLDFGAVYGMRRAFSEGDIKSLGSIMQSSIGQPKPMSSRASEDRREKLSRYWSKKSKRNFGRKIKYACRKALADSQPRIRGRFARTEELESCKKQ; from the exons ATGCTGATTAAAGATGAA GGCTTACCGAGCAGCCTCATTCAGACATCCCCTATATCCGAATACGACCTTGGGGGAGAAGGGGATCTCTTCAAGGCGCCTGAACTAGTTATAGGAGAACCCTTTACTGACCTCAACCCGATGGCTGCCATTTCTATGATTTCTTGTGGAGAAGATGTCATCTCACCCCAATCTTTGACCGTGTCTGATATCGAATCATCTATTGAGAGCGGACAAATTCTCAGTGAGGTTTTCTATGAGTGCAGGAAGGATCTTTTGGCAAAGGACGGGAACGAAACACCACTTTCTGACGTCCTTAGTATCAATATTCCTTCAGGAAAGATTGATGAGAACTTTATTGTTGAGGAGAACTCGCTCGCTGAGGGTCCGTTCCAGAAAAGTGTTAGTTCGAGTTGTTTAAGGTCAATGGACTCTTTGCATGAGACTCAGCTGAGGCCGAATTATCTTGATTTTCCCGTTCTGGACTTTGGAGCTGTTTATGGAATGAGACGAGCATTCAGCGAAGGAGACATAAAG AGTCTTGGCAGCATCATGCAGTCCTCGATAGGGCAACCTAAACCTATGAGCAGCCGTGCTTCTGAAGACCGCAGGGAAAAGCTCTCCAGATACTGGAGTAAGAAGTCCAAGAGAAATTTTGGCAGAAAAATTAAG TATGCTTGCAGGAAGGCACTGGCCGACAGCCAGCCAAGAATCCGAGGGCGGTTTGCCAGGACTGAGGAACTAGAAAGTTGCAAGAAGCAATGA
- the LOC105166743 gene encoding protein BOBBER 1, with the protein MAILSDYEEEEQKATSSAAPERKPFNATLHPSDPLGFLEKVFEFVAKESDLFKSDSLVKDVNAVVRMVKDKVEAEEKKRKEVKFEGNGKAEKKIKEEVQAAPPVKEEEVKKNAVKDEKESESKVEEEEKNGRRVPNKSNGLDMDTYSWGQSLQEVNITIPVPPGTKSRFIACEIKKNHLKVGLKGQQPVIDGELFQPVKVEDCFWSLEDQRSVSILLTKQNQMEWWKYLVKGEPEIDTQKVEPENSKLSDLDPETRSTVEKMMFDQRQKQMGLPTSDETQKQEILKKFMAEHPEMDFSRAKIN; encoded by the exons ATGGCGATACTCTCCGATtacgaagaagaagaacagaaGGCAACGTCATCGGCGGCGCCGGAGAGGAAGCCGTTTAATGCCACTCTTCATCCGTCGGATCCGTTAGGATTTCTAGAGAAggtgtttgaatttgttgcGAAGGAGAGCGATCTGTTCAAGAGCGATTCGCTGGTGAAGGATGTGAATGCGGTGGTGAGAATGGTGAAGGATAAAGTGGAGGCGgaggagaagaagaggaaagaaGTGAAATTTGAAGGGAATGGTAAGgcagagaagaaaattaaggaGGAGGTGCAGGCGGCGCCGCCAGTTAAGGAGGAAGAGGTGAAGAAGAATGCGGTTAAGGATGAGAAAGAAAGTGAGAGTAaagtggaggaggaggagaagaatGGACGTCGAG TTCCGAACAAAAGCAATGGCCTTGATATGGATACATACTCTTGGGGTCAATCATTACAAGAAGTTAACATCACTATTCCTGTTCCTCCTGGAACAAAGTCAAGATTTATTGCATGCGAAATAAAGAAGAATCATCTCAAAGTTGGGCTCAAGGGTCAGCAACCGGTTATTGAT GGGGAGCTTTTCCAGCCTGTTAAAGTTGAAGACTGTTTTTGGAGTTTAG AGGACCAGAGATCAGTCTCCATTCTCCttacaaaacaaaatcagATGGAGTGGTGGAAGTATTTGGTGAAGGGTGAGCCGGAGATTGACACGCAAAAGGTAGAACCTGAAAACAGTAAATTGTCGGATCTGGATCCTGAGACACGATCTACTGTGGAAAAGATGATG TTTGAccaaagacaaaaacaaatgGGCCTTCCGACCAGTGATGAGACGCAGAAGCAGGAGATATTGAAGAAGTTCATGGCTGAG CATCCTGAGATGGATTTTTCAAGGGCGAAGATCAACTAG
- the LOC105166919 gene encoding GDSL esterase/lipase At4g10955-like codes for MTNYNIKNSLPGGSSSSLRNQGMMASEKEIFSLTGPTFLTSIDWNNSHHRRSVAASLVQGVYTMERDRQQNRAGSQALAPPWWQLFDFKLNHILVDNQDLSYFGAIYEFNSSYSYHSYSGQRPPQYVIAFRGTIKKPGNREQDFKLNLHFMLHNLNNSTRYQIGLESVREIAHRAGPQNVWLAGHSLGASIALLIGRDMVKHTKMNLETYLFNPPFASLPIEKIANEKLRHGLRFASSVLTAGLAVATGGGKSAKEEDTFVVLSTWIPYLFVNPSDPICSEYVGYFEHREKMESMGAGKIGRLATKHSVGSIVRGKDCEAGHLIPCAYLSINLSPSQSFKEAHGIHQWWRQDLQFKYKLFQYN; via the exons ATGACGAATTATAACATCAAGAATTCTCTCCCCGGAGGAAGTTCTTCATCTTTAAG AAACCAAGGAATGATGGCCTCAGAGAAGGAAATTTTCAGCCTCACGGGTCCAACATTTCTTACATCTATTGATTG GAACAACTCGCACCATAGACGGTCGGTTGCTGCCAGCCTCGTGCAGGGAGTCTACACGATGGAACGGGACAGGCAGCAGAACCGGGCCGGCTCTCAAGCATTGGCTCCACCATGGTGGCAATTGTTCGATTTCAAATTAAACCATATACTTGTGGACAACCAGGATCTCTCTTACTTTGGCGCTATTTATGAGTTCAACTCCTCGTATTCATACCACAGCTATTCAGGCCAGAGGCCTCCCCAGTATGTCATTGCCTTCCGGGGCACCATCAAGAAGCCTGGCAATCGGGAGCAGGACTTCAAGCTCAATCTCCATTTCATGCTCCATAATCTCAACAACAGCACCCGTTATCAAATAGGATTAGAATCTGTTCGAGAGATAGCTCACAGGGCCGGCCCCCAGAACGTTTGGCTAGCCGGGCATTCCCTGGGAGCGTCCATTGCATTGCTCATAGGACGTGACATGGTTAAGCACACAAAGATGAATCTTGAAACCTACCTCTTCAATCCTCCGTTCGCCTCTCTCCCCATCGAGAAAATAGCAAACGAGAAGTTGAGGCACGGCCTTAGGTTTGCAAGCAGTGTCCTGACTGCCGGCCTGGCTGTTGCCACCGGCGGTGGGAAGAGCGCTAAGGAAGAGGACACGTTCGTTGTTTTGTCCACGTGGATTCCTTATTTGTTTGTCAATCCATCGGACCCCATTTGTTCGGAGTACGTTGGCTATTTCGAGCATAGGGAGAAGATGGAGTCAATGGGTGCGGGGAAAATTGGAAGGCTTGCCACAAAACACTCTGTAGGGAGCATTGTTAGAGGAAAGGATTGTGAGGCAGGACATCTCATTCCTTGTGCTTATTTGAGTATCAACTTGAGCCCTTCTCAGAGTTTTAAGGAAGCCCATGGGATTCATCAGTGGTGGAGACAAGATTTGCAGTTTAAGTACAAATTGTTTCAGTACAATTAA